Genomic window (Pseudomonas hydrolytica):
GACACCGCAACTTTGACCTCGGTGCGCACGGCGCACCCTACGGCGCTCGTAGGGTGCGCCGTGCGCACCAAGCAAACTGCGGCTAACGCGCCGCCGCCATCAGCTCGCATAGCTGTTCGATGGCCCCCAGCATCTGCCGGCTGGGCCGCTCAAGGCCCTTGTCCGGCACGGCCCAGACCTGGCCCTGGCGCACCGCATGCAGCTGCGGCCAGGCCTGCCAGGCGCTCAGCTCGGCATGGCTGCCACCGAGAATCACGTCCGGATTGCGCGCCAGCACCGCCTCCACGCTGACCTGCGGTGCCGGTTGCGGCAGATCGGCAAACAGATTACGCCCGCCGCATACGGCCAACGCATCGCCGATCAGCTGTGCGCCGCCGATGGTGTACAGCGGCTGGTGCCAGATCTGATAGAAAACGCTCAGGGGCTGATCGCGCCGGTAGCGCTGGCGCAGCGCGTCCAGTTCGGCGCGGAATTCCGCCGCCAGCCGCTCGCCCTGCTCGCTGCGGCCGATTCGCCGGGCGATGCTGACGAAGGCATCGCCCAACTGGTCGAGCCGCTGTGGCTCGACCACCAGCAAGGGGATGCCCAGACGCTGCAGTTGCGCCCGCTGCGCCGGCGGCACGCTGCCCGGGGCGATCAGGATCAGATCGGGCGCCAGCTGCAGCAGGCGCTCGAACTCCAGCTGGCCGTAGCGGCCGACGGTGGGCAGATGGGCCAGGGCGGCGGGGCGCTCGTCGCCTTCGAGCACACCGACCAGCAGGTCGGCGGCATCCAGATCGAGCATGATTTCGCTGAGCGAGGGCGCCAGGCTGACCACCCGTGGTGCGGCCGCCAGGGGCAGCGCCAGCAGACACAGGGCCAGCAGCAGTGCACGCATGTCAGCCGAGTTGGCGGGGAATGCGGTAGAGGCTGTGCAGCACGATGGACGACAACGCCAGCAGCACCAGCGGTACCGCCTCGAGCCCGGCCAGCACCGCCAGGGCGGCGATCCAGGCCGGCAGCGCCGCGCCGAGCAGGGCACGCAGGCGCACGCGATCCAGTTCCAGCCAGGCGGCCGGCTCTGCGTCGCTGTCGAGGGCCTTCTCGGTGGCGATCAGGGCGCGCTTGTAGGCAGAAAACAGCGGCAGGCTGACGAACATCGAAGCCAGGCCGGCGATGAACAGCGGCATGGTCAGCACCGTGGTGCCACCGCCGCCGAACAGCAGGTTGAAGACGAACACAGGGGCCAGGGCCACGCCCAGCTGGCGCCACCAGGCCAGCGCCAGGCGCCGCTTCACCTGGCCTCGGGTCACAGGCTTTCCTCGGTCTCGCCCTGATGCTGGTTGCCCAGCATATGGCCGAGCTTGCCGGCCTTGGTGGCGAGGTAGCGCTTGTTGTAGGGATTGTGCGCGATCTGCAGCGGCACGCGATGGTCCACGGCGATGCCCATTTCGCCCAGCGCCCTGACCTTGCGCGGGTTGTTGGTCATCAGCTTGAGGCTCTTGATGCCCAGGTGCTCGAGCATCGGCAGGCAGATGGCGTAGTCGCGCTGGTCGGCGCCGAAGCCCAGGCGCTCGTTGGCCTCCACGGTATCGGCGCCGCCGTCCTGCAGCTCGTAGGCGCGGATCTTGTTCAGCAGACCGATGCCGCGGCCTTCCTGGCGCAGGTAGAGCAGCACGCCGCGGCCTTCGCTGGCGATGGCCTGCAATGCCGCCTGCAGCTGGGCACCACAGTCGCAACGCAGGCTGAACAGGGCGTCGCCGGTCAGGCATTCGGAGTGCAGACGGCCCAGCACGGGCGCGCCGTCGGCCACATCGCCGAAGGTCAGGGCAACGTGTTCCTTGCCGGTGGCCTCGTCGAGGAAACCGTGCATGGTGAACACGCCGAAGGGCGTAGGCAGTTGGGAGGCGGCGACGAACACGACGGACACCGGATGCTCCTGGCAATGAGTACGAAACAGGGGCG
Coding sequences:
- a CDS encoding cobalamin-binding protein, whose product is MRALLLALCLLALPLAAAPRVVSLAPSLSEIMLDLDAADLLVGVLEGDERPAALAHLPTVGRYGQLEFERLLQLAPDLILIAPGSVPPAQRAQLQRLGIPLLVVEPQRLDQLGDAFVSIARRIGRSEQGERLAAEFRAELDALRQRYRRDQPLSVFYQIWHQPLYTIGGAQLIGDALAVCGGRNLFADLPQPAPQVSVEAVLARNPDVILGGSHAELSAWQAWPQLHAVRQGQVWAVPDKGLERPSRQMLGAIEQLCELMAAAR
- the ribA gene encoding GTP cyclohydrolase II, translating into MSVVFVAASQLPTPFGVFTMHGFLDEATGKEHVALTFGDVADGAPVLGRLHSECLTGDALFSLRCDCGAQLQAALQAIASEGRGVLLYLRQEGRGIGLLNKIRAYELQDGGADTVEANERLGFGADQRDYAICLPMLEHLGIKSLKLMTNNPRKVRALGEMGIAVDHRVPLQIAHNPYNKRYLATKAGKLGHMLGNQHQGETEESL